A genome region from Prionailurus bengalensis isolate Pbe53 chromosome B4, Fcat_Pben_1.1_paternal_pri, whole genome shotgun sequence includes the following:
- the OTUD1 gene encoding OTU domain-containing protein 1, giving the protein MQLYSSVCTHYPAGGPGPTAAAPAPPAAAAAAAAAAPFKVSLQPPGPASGEPEPETGECQPAAAAEPREAAAAAAPAAKMPAFSSCFEMVSGAAAPAAAAAGPPGGSCKPPLPPHYTSTAQITVRALGADRLLLHGPEPGAAAPAAQRGRCLLLAPAPAAPVPPRRGSSAWLLEELLRPDCPEPAGLDAAREGPDRNFRLSEHRQALAAAKHRGPAPPPGSPEPSPGPWGEEHPADRSLRGWERAGDRSDPPAADEARRPDPEAEAPPARGGEAAQSGGAEAVIVSRSDPRDEKLALYLAEVERQDKYLRQRNKYRFHIIPDGNCLYRAVSKTVYGDQSLHRELREQTVHYIADHLDHFSPLIEGDVGEFIIAAAQDGAWAGYPELLAMGQMLNVNIHLTTGGRLESPTVSTMIHYLGPEDSLRPSIWLSWLSNGHYDAVFDHSYPNPEYDSWCKQTQVQRKRDEELAKSMAISLSKMYIEQNACS; this is encoded by the coding sequence ATGCAGCTCTACAGCAGCGTCTGCACCCACTACCCAGCCGGGGGACCGGGTCCCACGGCCGCAGCGCCCgctcctcccgccgccgccgccgccgccgccgccgccgcccccttCAAGGTCTCGCTGCAGCCCCCGGGCCCCGCCAGCGGCGAGCCGGAGCCCGAGACCGGTGAGTGCCAGCCTGCCGCGGCCGCCGAGCCCCGagaagccgccgccgccgccgcccccgccgccaaGATGCCCGCCTTCTCCTCCTGCTTCGAGATGGTGTCCGgggccgccgcccccgccgcggccgccgccggcCCGCCCGGCGGGTCCTGCaagccgccgctgccgccgcacTACACGTCCACGGCGCAGATCACGGTGCGGGCCCTGGGCGCCGACCGGCTCCTGCTGCACGGGCCCGAGCCCGGCGCCGCGGCGCCCGCCGCCCAGCGCGGCCGCTGCCTCCTGCTGGCCCCGGCGCCCGCCGCCCCGGTCCCGCCGCGCCGGGGCTCCTCGGCCTGGCTGCTGGAGGAGCTGCTGAGGCCCGACTGCCCCGAGCCCGCGGGCCTGGACGCGGCCCGCGAGGGCCCCGACAGAAACTTCCGACTGAGCGAGCACCGCCAGGCCCTGGCCGCCGCCAAGCACCGAGGCCCCGCGCCGCCCCCGGGGAGCCCGGAGCCCAGCCCCGGCCCGTGGGGCGAGGAGCACCCGGCGGACAGGAGCCTCCGGGGCTGGGAGAGGGCGGGCGACCGCAGCGACCCTCCCGCCGCGGACGAGGCACGGCGGCCCGACCCGGAGGCCGAGGCGCCCCCGGCGCGGGGCGGCGAGGCCGCCCAGAGCGGCGGGGCCGAGGCGGTGATCGTCTCCAGGTCGGATCCCAGAGACGAGAAACTGGCCCTGTACCTGGCGGAGGTGGAGAGGCAGGACAAGTACCTGCGACAGAGGAATAAGTACCGTTTTCACATCATTCCCGACGGCAACTGCCTCTACCGGGCGGTCAGCAAGACGGTGTACGGGGACCAGAGCCTGCACCGAGAGCTGAGGGAACAGACGGTGCATTACATCGCCGATCACCTTGACCACTTTAGCCCCCTGATTGAGGGCGACGTGGGGGAGTTCATCATCGCTGCTGCTCAAGACGGGGCGTGGGCCGGGTACCCGGAGCTGCTGGCCATGGGGCAGATGCTGAATGTGAATATACATTTAACTACTGGAGGGAGGTTGGAGAGCCCCACGGTGTCTACCATGATTCACTATTTGGGCCCAGAGGATTCCCTAAGGCCTAGTatttggctcagttggctcagtaATGGACATTATGATGCGGTGTTCGATCACTCCTATCCTAACCCAGAGTATGACAGTTGGTGCAAACAGACTCAAGTGCAGAGAAAACGCGATGAGGAACTTGCCAAATCCATGGCCATATCCCTGTCCAAAATGTATATTGAACAAAATGCATGCTCTTGA